A genomic window from Micromonospora sp. WMMA1947 includes:
- a CDS encoding TetR/AcrR family transcriptional regulator, which produces MTDRRTLLLDAAIRVLGTGGPRQLTHRAVDAEAGLPEGSASNRFRTREALVTGVFDRLVEVETAAWQRLAADLPAGDVAAFAAVVGRLIREFTDQQRVVTLARYALFVEAAVRPDLRPAIEAARARLAGWGEPLLATLGSTDPPAHFRMLLALVDGLLSNQLAAPDDDVDPEAAVATLLHGFRAGPSA; this is translated from the coding sequence GTGACCGATCGCCGCACGCTCCTGCTCGACGCCGCCATCCGGGTGCTCGGCACCGGCGGGCCGCGACAGCTCACCCACCGGGCTGTGGACGCCGAGGCGGGCCTGCCCGAGGGTTCCGCCTCGAACCGGTTCCGCACCCGGGAGGCGCTGGTCACCGGCGTCTTCGACCGGCTCGTCGAGGTGGAGACGGCGGCCTGGCAACGGCTCGCCGCGGACCTGCCGGCGGGCGACGTCGCCGCGTTCGCCGCCGTCGTCGGCCGGCTGATCCGGGAGTTCACCGACCAGCAGCGGGTGGTCACGCTGGCCCGGTACGCGCTGTTCGTCGAAGCGGCCGTGCGACCCGACCTGCGCCCGGCGATCGAGGCCGCCCGGGCACGGCTGGCCGGCTGGGGGGAGCCACTGCTCGCCACGCTCGGCTCGACCGACCCGCCGGCCCACTTCCGGATGCTGCTGGCACTCGTCGACGGGCTGCTCAGCAACCAGCTCGCCGCCCCGGACGACGACGTCGACCCGGAGGCCGCCGTCGCCACGCTGCTGCACGGCTTCCGCGCCGGCCCGTCCGCCTAG
- a CDS encoding N-acetylmuramoyl-L-alanine amidase, producing the protein MTIRRPSRRVSLLGGAMILMLGLTGQPAQAAPEHRAQPLAAAFAQAAADSDVPRDLLAALGYAETRLDGHGGAPSASGGYGVMHLTSNPKVRTLDEAARRTRLDRADLRTRDAANVAGAAAVLRSYADEAGLSAAQRDDVNQWYGPIARYGGATDAATARLYADSVYDLLARGFIATTAGGEVSVDGRPVAPQRGRYADVAPLGTGDFGTLSTDYGPAAWVPANSSNYTVSSRESAYPINYIVIHTMQGSYAGSISWFQNAAAGTSAHYLLRSSDGAVTQMVRDKDIAWHAGNWTYNTQSIGIEHEGYVDNASWYTDAMYRSSAALTRYLCDKYGIPKTRTNIIGHNQVPGATHTDPGSNWNWTYYMQLVTGGTTPPPTAWSTIVDNTTAGRFTASANWGTSTYSAQRYGADYRYANPVAASDTAWYKVNIPATATYRVEVWYPAVAGYNTSTPYIVATTSGNQTVSVNQSANGGAWRSLGTFTLAAGDANKVGVSRWSGSTGYVIADAIRVTRV; encoded by the coding sequence GTGACGATTCGGAGACCGTCGCGTCGGGTGAGCCTGCTCGGCGGCGCCATGATCCTCATGCTCGGTTTGACCGGCCAGCCGGCCCAGGCCGCGCCGGAGCACCGCGCGCAGCCTCTCGCCGCCGCCTTCGCGCAGGCCGCAGCCGATTCCGACGTGCCGCGCGACCTGCTCGCCGCACTCGGGTACGCCGAGACCCGCCTGGACGGCCACGGCGGCGCGCCCAGCGCCTCCGGCGGATACGGCGTGATGCACCTGACCAGCAACCCGAAGGTGCGCACCCTCGACGAGGCCGCGCGCCGGACCCGGCTGGACCGCGCCGACCTGCGTACCCGGGACGCGGCGAACGTGGCCGGCGCGGCGGCGGTGCTGCGTTCCTACGCCGACGAGGCCGGGCTCAGCGCGGCGCAGCGCGACGACGTCAACCAGTGGTACGGCCCGATCGCCCGCTACGGCGGCGCGACCGACGCGGCCACCGCCCGGCTGTACGCCGACTCCGTGTACGACCTGCTCGCCCGGGGCTTCATCGCGACCACCGCCGGCGGCGAGGTCAGCGTGGACGGCCGTCCGGTCGCGCCCCAGCGGGGCCGGTACGCCGACGTGGCGCCGCTGGGCACCGGCGACTTCGGCACCCTGAGCACCGACTACGGCCCGGCGGCCTGGGTGCCGGCCAACTCGTCCAACTACACGGTCTCCAGCCGCGAGTCGGCGTACCCGATCAACTACATCGTCATCCACACCATGCAGGGCAGCTACGCCGGCTCGATCAGCTGGTTCCAGAACGCCGCCGCCGGCACCAGCGCGCACTACCTGCTCCGCTCCTCCGACGGCGCGGTCACCCAGATGGTGCGGGACAAGGACATCGCCTGGCACGCCGGCAACTGGACCTACAACACCCAGTCGATCGGCATCGAGCACGAGGGGTACGTCGACAACGCCTCCTGGTACACCGACGCGATGTACCGGTCGTCGGCGGCGCTGACCCGGTACCTGTGCGACAAGTACGGCATCCCGAAGACCCGCACCAACATCATCGGGCACAACCAGGTGCCGGGCGCCACGCACACCGACCCGGGTTCGAACTGGAACTGGACCTACTACATGCAGCTCGTCACCGGCGGCACCACGCCCCCACCGACCGCCTGGTCGACGATCGTGGACAACACCACCGCCGGCCGGTTCACCGCGAGCGCCAACTGGGGAACCTCGACGTACTCGGCGCAGCGCTACGGCGCCGACTACCGGTACGCCAACCCGGTCGCGGCCAGCGACACCGCCTGGTACAAGGTGAACATCCCGGCGACCGCCACCTACCGGGTGGAGGTCTGGTATCCGGCCGTGGCCGGCTACAACACCTCCACGCCGTACATCGTGGCGACGACCAGCGGCAACCAGACGGTCTCGGTGAACCAGAGCGCCAACGGCGGTGCGTGGCGGTCGCTGGGCACCTTCACCCTGGCCGCCGGGGACGCCAACAAGGTCGGTGTCAGCAGGTGGTCCGGCAGCACCGGGTACGTGATCGCCGACGCCATCCGCGTCACCCGCGTCTGA
- a CDS encoding acyl-CoA dehydrogenase family protein gives MDFALSDEERAIRDTVRTFVTREVMPLEAEVLRRERAHQPGLDRSELRELQLKAKKFGFWGLATPEEYGGMALPAVMQSLIWTELGRTFVPFRFGGEADNILFHATEEQKREFLIPTIEGERISCFAITEPGAGSDAANIKLRARRDGDDWVLDGEKTFITNGNDADFAIVVAVTDPEKGARRGGATAFLVDRAMGWRSEFIQTMGEGGPASLIFDGVRVPHRNILGEIGQGFTLGMEWIGKGRYTIPSHAIGIAERVLQMAIDYANTRETFGAPIATNQAIQWMIADSETELEAARWLILRSAWTVDQGLDPRHASSMGKLYGAGMVNRVVDRALQIHGGMGYTRELPIERWYRQVRLYRIFEGTDEMQRLIISRDLLRGYTKIGGHLA, from the coding sequence GTGGACTTCGCACTGTCCGACGAGGAACGCGCGATCCGGGACACCGTTCGCACGTTCGTCACCCGCGAGGTGATGCCGCTGGAGGCGGAGGTGCTGCGCCGCGAGCGCGCCCACCAGCCCGGCCTGGACCGCTCCGAGCTGCGCGAACTCCAGCTCAAGGCGAAGAAGTTCGGCTTCTGGGGGCTGGCCACGCCGGAGGAGTACGGCGGCATGGCCCTGCCGGCGGTCATGCAGTCCCTGATCTGGACCGAACTGGGCCGCACCTTCGTGCCGTTCCGCTTCGGCGGCGAGGCCGACAACATCCTGTTCCACGCCACCGAGGAGCAGAAGCGCGAGTTCCTGATCCCCACCATCGAGGGGGAACGGATCTCCTGCTTCGCCATCACCGAGCCCGGCGCGGGCTCCGACGCGGCGAACATCAAGCTGCGCGCCCGCCGCGACGGCGACGACTGGGTCCTCGACGGCGAGAAGACGTTCATCACCAACGGCAACGACGCCGACTTCGCCATCGTGGTCGCGGTGACCGACCCGGAGAAGGGCGCCCGCCGTGGCGGCGCGACCGCCTTCCTGGTGGACCGCGCGATGGGCTGGCGGTCGGAGTTCATCCAGACCATGGGCGAGGGCGGCCCGGCCTCCCTGATCTTCGACGGCGTACGGGTGCCGCACCGCAACATCCTCGGCGAGATCGGGCAGGGCTTCACGCTCGGCATGGAGTGGATCGGCAAGGGCCGCTACACCATCCCGTCGCACGCCATCGGCATCGCCGAACGAGTCCTCCAGATGGCGATCGACTACGCCAACACGCGGGAGACGTTCGGCGCGCCGATCGCCACCAACCAGGCCATCCAGTGGATGATCGCCGACTCGGAGACCGAGCTGGAGGCGGCCCGCTGGCTGATCCTGCGCTCGGCGTGGACGGTCGACCAGGGCCTCGACCCGCGGCACGCCTCCTCGATGGGCAAGCTCTACGGCGCCGGCATGGTCAACCGGGTGGTGGACCGGGCGCTGCAGATCCACGGCGGCATGGGCTACACCCGGGAGCTGCCGATCGAACGCTGGTACCGGCAGGTCCGGCTCTACCGGATCTTCGAGGGCACCGACGAGATGCAGCGGCTGATCATCTCCCGGGACCTGCTGCGCGGATACACGAAGATCGGCGGCCACCTGGCCTGA
- a CDS encoding transcriptional regulator, with product MVAEAMPGDAVEDVRKHLTLAAEDLDGNRVAALVVEAAGRWGVTAVWERVCAPMLAALPGHSAVEVAVEHAFAEGIRSGLDALLREPGRRSPGGGILLAAAEQELHCLGLHALAAALREANLGSLLLGAALPWPALASAVRRSRPHTVVVWSQTPVTGRAYRMARFAREFPSVGVLSAGPGWIMPPAGHLTTLSDALRTCRAAAGRRAGGS from the coding sequence GTGGTGGCCGAGGCGATGCCGGGCGACGCCGTCGAGGACGTCCGCAAGCACCTCACGCTCGCCGCGGAGGACCTGGACGGCAACCGGGTCGCCGCGCTTGTCGTCGAGGCCGCGGGCCGGTGGGGCGTGACGGCGGTGTGGGAGCGGGTCTGCGCGCCGATGCTGGCCGCGCTGCCCGGGCACAGCGCCGTCGAGGTGGCGGTGGAGCACGCCTTCGCCGAGGGGATCCGGTCCGGCCTGGACGCCCTGCTGCGGGAGCCGGGACGGAGGTCGCCGGGCGGCGGCATCCTGCTCGCCGCGGCGGAACAGGAACTGCACTGTCTCGGCCTGCACGCGCTCGCCGCCGCGCTGCGGGAGGCGAACCTGGGCAGCCTGCTGCTGGGCGCCGCCCTGCCCTGGCCCGCGCTGGCCAGCGCCGTGCGCCGCAGCCGGCCGCACACGGTGGTGGTGTGGTCGCAGACCCCGGTGACCGGCCGGGCGTACCGGATGGCCCGGTTCGCGCGGGAGTTCCCGTCGGTGGGGGTGCTCAGCGCCGGACCGGGCTGGATCATGCCACCGGCCGGGCACCTGACGACCCTGTCCGACGCGCTGCGCACCTGCCGCGCCGCGGCCGGGCGCCGCGCCGGCGGGAGCTAG
- a CDS encoding aminotransferase class V-fold PLP-dependent enzyme, whose product MELEQARKLWQPEPGWLNTATYGLPPEPVWDAVQRVLADWRTGRVSFEVWDESVGRSRAAFARLAGVDVADVSIGSAVSQLVAPIAAGLPAGATVVVPEVEFTSNLFPWLVQRERGVRVRTVPLEGLVDAIDADTDLVAFSVVQSADGTVTAYDEIVAAARAHGAFVVVDATQACGWLPFAADRADAVVVGAYKWLMAPRGAAFAYLAPELRERMRPDAAGWYAGQDPHASYYGMPLRLADDARRFDISPSWLCYVGAAPALELLADLDPEAVRAYDVGLANRFLAGLGRPPGDSAIVSVDVPDAHERLARAGVRAAVRAGRVRASFHLYTTEEDVDRAVEALTG is encoded by the coding sequence ATGGAGCTTGAGCAGGCGCGGAAGTTGTGGCAGCCGGAACCGGGCTGGTTGAACACCGCCACCTACGGGCTGCCGCCCGAGCCGGTGTGGGACGCCGTGCAGCGGGTGCTCGCCGACTGGCGGACCGGGCGGGTGTCGTTCGAGGTGTGGGACGAGTCGGTCGGGCGGTCCCGGGCCGCGTTCGCCCGGCTGGCCGGTGTGGACGTCGCCGACGTGAGCATCGGCTCCGCCGTGTCGCAGCTCGTCGCGCCGATCGCGGCCGGCCTGCCGGCGGGGGCCACCGTGGTGGTGCCCGAGGTCGAGTTCACCTCGAACCTGTTTCCGTGGCTGGTCCAGCGGGAGCGTGGGGTGCGGGTCCGCACCGTCCCGCTGGAGGGGCTGGTCGACGCGATCGACGCCGACACCGACCTGGTGGCGTTCAGCGTGGTGCAGTCCGCCGACGGCACCGTCACCGCGTACGACGAGATCGTCGCGGCGGCCCGCGCGCACGGCGCGTTCGTGGTGGTCGACGCCACGCAGGCGTGCGGGTGGCTGCCGTTCGCCGCGGACCGGGCGGACGCGGTGGTGGTGGGGGCGTACAAGTGGCTGATGGCGCCGCGCGGCGCGGCCTTCGCCTACTTGGCGCCGGAACTGCGCGAGCGGATGCGCCCGGACGCGGCCGGGTGGTACGCCGGCCAGGACCCGCACGCCTCCTACTACGGCATGCCGCTGCGCCTGGCCGACGACGCCCGGCGGTTCGACATCTCCCCGTCCTGGCTGTGCTACGTCGGGGCCGCCCCGGCGCTGGAGCTGCTCGCCGACCTCGATCCGGAGGCGGTGCGCGCGTACGACGTGGGGCTGGCCAACCGGTTCCTGGCCGGGCTGGGCCGCCCGCCGGGCGACAGCGCGATCGTCTCCGTCGACGTGCCGGACGCGCACGAGCGGCTGGCCCGCGCCGGGGTGCGCGCCGCGGTCCGGGCCGGCCGGGTCCGCGCCTCGTTCCACCTGTACACGACCGAGGAGGACGTGGACCGGGCGGTCGAGGCGCTGACCGGCTGA
- a CDS encoding aldehyde dehydrogenase family protein — MDLADAPPALLTRRHLHIAGDWVDPSSGDTVPVENPATGGIVGEVPAGTPADVDRAVAAARAAFPGWADTAPAERAAHLDRLHTALAARADEIARTVATELGTPLKLATRVQTGLPLTVLRSMVDLAARPAAEQTVGNSLVVREPVGVVGAITPWNYPLHQVVAKVAPALAAGCTVVLKPSELTPLTAYLLFDAITDAGLPPGVVNLVPGTGPVVGEALAAHPDVDLVSFTGSTATGRRIAHLAAERIARVSLELGGKSANVVLADADLPTAVKVGVGNALLNSGQTCTAWTRMLVHRDRYAEALDLVAAAVAGYRLGDPFDPATRLGPLASAAQAQRVRDHVDRALADGARLVAGGPDTPLPPRGHFVAPTVFADVHPDSALAQEEVFGPVLAVIPFADTDEAVAIANNSRYGLAGAVWSADSDAALAVARRMRTGQVDVNGGAFNPLAPFGGYKQSGLGRELGAYGVEEFTEVKAIQR; from the coding sequence ATGGATCTCGCCGACGCCCCTCCCGCCCTGCTGACGCGCCGCCACCTGCACATCGCCGGTGACTGGGTCGACCCCTCCTCGGGCGACACCGTCCCGGTGGAGAACCCGGCCACCGGCGGCATCGTCGGCGAGGTGCCCGCCGGCACACCGGCCGACGTGGACCGCGCGGTCGCCGCCGCCCGCGCCGCGTTCCCCGGCTGGGCCGACACCGCACCCGCCGAGCGCGCCGCGCACCTGGACCGGCTGCACACCGCGCTCGCCGCCCGCGCCGACGAGATCGCCCGCACCGTGGCGACCGAACTGGGCACCCCGCTCAAGCTCGCCACCCGCGTCCAGACCGGCCTGCCGCTCACCGTGCTGCGGAGCATGGTCGACCTGGCCGCCCGGCCGGCCGCCGAGCAGACGGTGGGCAACTCCCTCGTCGTCCGCGAGCCGGTCGGCGTGGTCGGCGCGATCACCCCGTGGAACTACCCGCTGCACCAGGTGGTCGCCAAGGTCGCGCCCGCGCTCGCCGCCGGGTGCACCGTGGTGCTCAAGCCCAGCGAGCTGACCCCGCTCACCGCGTACCTGCTGTTCGACGCGATCACCGACGCCGGCCTGCCGCCCGGCGTGGTGAACCTCGTGCCCGGCACCGGCCCGGTGGTCGGCGAGGCCCTCGCCGCCCACCCCGACGTCGACCTGGTCTCGTTCACCGGCTCCACCGCCACCGGCCGGCGCATCGCGCACCTGGCCGCCGAGCGGATCGCCCGGGTGTCGCTGGAACTCGGCGGCAAGTCGGCGAACGTCGTCCTGGCCGACGCCGACCTGCCCACCGCGGTCAAGGTCGGCGTCGGCAACGCGCTGCTCAACTCCGGGCAGACCTGCACCGCCTGGACCCGGATGCTCGTGCACCGCGACCGCTACGCCGAGGCGCTGGACCTGGTCGCGGCGGCGGTGGCCGGCTACCGGCTCGGCGACCCCTTCGACCCGGCCACCCGGCTCGGCCCGCTGGCCTCCGCCGCGCAGGCCCAGCGGGTACGCGACCACGTGGACCGCGCGCTCGCCGACGGCGCCCGGCTCGTCGCCGGTGGCCCGGACACGCCACTGCCGCCGCGGGGCCACTTCGTGGCGCCCACCGTCTTCGCCGACGTCCACCCGGACAGCGCCCTCGCGCAGGAGGAGGTGTTCGGGCCGGTGCTCGCGGTGATCCCGTTCGCCGACACCGACGAGGCGGTCGCCATCGCCAACAACTCCCGGTACGGGCTGGCCGGCGCGGTCTGGTCCGCCGACTCCGACGCGGCGCTGGCGGTGGCCCGGCGGATGCGTACCGGCCAGGTGGACGTCAACGGCGGCGCGTTCAACCCGCTCGCCCCGTTCGGCGGCTACAAGCAGTCCGGCCTCGGCCGGGAACTCGGCGCGTACGGCGTGGAGGAGTTCACCGAGGTGAAGGCGATCCAGCGATGA
- a CDS encoding alcohol dehydrogenase catalytic domain-containing protein — translation MRALVVRGRGETPAVEDVRLPAPGPGELRVRIRAAGICHSDLAMVDGTLAPAYPLVLGHEATGVVAEAGPGTTLAVGTPVVLNWAPACRDCWHCRHGEPWLCAANPNPSTPRGQTAAGEPLQVTLGLGALAEEVVVPQHAAVPVPAGLPPEQAAVLGCAVLTGVGAVRNTARVAAGESVAVIGLGGVGLAVLTAARRAGASPILAVDVVEAKRDLALAAGATDFLRSDDRLGKEIRVRTEGRGVDHAFECVGRSATIRAAWRATRRGGAVTVVGMGARDDMLSLSALDIFHSARTLRSSVYGSTDPDREVPELAAALAAGDLDLAPLVSGTVPLTEAPAALERLARGEGARWVVTFPE, via the coding sequence ATGAGGGCGCTCGTGGTGCGCGGCCGGGGCGAGACACCGGCGGTCGAGGACGTACGCCTGCCCGCGCCCGGCCCGGGTGAGCTGCGGGTACGCATCCGCGCCGCCGGCATCTGCCACTCCGACCTGGCCATGGTGGACGGCACGCTGGCGCCCGCGTACCCGCTGGTGCTGGGGCACGAGGCGACCGGCGTGGTGGCCGAGGCCGGGCCCGGCACGACGCTCGCGGTCGGCACACCCGTGGTGCTCAACTGGGCCCCGGCCTGCCGGGACTGCTGGCACTGCCGGCACGGCGAACCGTGGCTCTGCGCCGCCAACCCCAACCCGTCCACACCCCGGGGCCAGACGGCCGCCGGTGAGCCCCTTCAGGTCACGCTCGGGCTCGGCGCGCTCGCCGAGGAGGTGGTGGTGCCGCAGCACGCCGCCGTACCGGTGCCGGCCGGACTGCCGCCGGAGCAGGCCGCGGTGCTGGGCTGCGCGGTGCTCACCGGCGTCGGCGCGGTCCGCAACACCGCACGGGTCGCGGCCGGTGAGTCGGTCGCGGTGATCGGGCTCGGCGGGGTGGGCCTGGCCGTGCTGACCGCCGCCCGGCGGGCGGGGGCGTCGCCGATCCTCGCCGTGGACGTGGTGGAGGCCAAGCGGGACCTGGCACTCGCCGCCGGGGCGACCGACTTCCTCCGTTCCGACGACCGGCTCGGCAAGGAGATCCGGGTTCGCACCGAGGGACGCGGTGTGGACCACGCGTTCGAGTGCGTCGGCCGGTCCGCCACCATCCGCGCCGCCTGGCGGGCGACGCGGCGCGGGGGAGCGGTCACCGTGGTCGGCATGGGCGCCCGCGACGACATGCTCAGCCTCTCCGCGCTGGACATCTTCCACTCCGCGCGCACGCTGCGCTCCTCGGTGTACGGCTCGACCGACCCGGACCGGGAGGTGCCGGAGCTGGCCGCCGCGCTTGCCGCCGGTGACCTGGACCTGGCGCCGCTGGTGAGTGGCACGGTGCCGCTGACCGAGGCGCCCGCGGCGCTGGAGCGGCTGGCTCGCGGCGAGGGCGCGCGCTGGGTGGTCACGTTCCCCGAGTGA
- a CDS encoding TetR/AcrR family transcriptional regulator C-terminal domain-containing protein: MPRPRQTLLTRDRIVETALALIDADGLDALSTRRLAAALGVRGPSLYNHFATKEEILDAVADGVAATVDISVFDEYEWLDALGRWARSYRAALAAHPNIVPYLAQGPGRRPAALAMADAVYGALVRAGWPPARATHIGAAMRYFVAGSALGSFARGFVEDPSLYAAHPHLNQAHRLAGHQRSVDEGAFALGLDALLHGLAAEYAATVAPLERVGGPE, from the coding sequence GTGCCCCGACCCCGACAGACCCTGCTCACCCGCGACCGGATCGTCGAGACCGCGCTGGCGCTGATCGACGCCGACGGGCTGGACGCGCTCTCGACCCGGCGGCTCGCCGCCGCGCTCGGCGTCCGCGGCCCCTCGCTCTACAACCACTTCGCCACCAAGGAGGAGATCCTCGACGCGGTGGCCGACGGCGTCGCGGCGACGGTCGACATCAGCGTCTTCGACGAGTACGAGTGGCTCGACGCGCTCGGCCGCTGGGCGCGTTCGTACCGGGCCGCGCTGGCCGCGCACCCGAACATCGTGCCGTACCTGGCGCAGGGGCCGGGCCGCCGTCCGGCCGCGCTCGCCATGGCCGACGCGGTCTACGGCGCGCTGGTCCGGGCCGGCTGGCCGCCCGCGCGCGCCACCCACATCGGCGCCGCGATGCGCTACTTCGTGGCCGGTTCCGCGCTCGGCTCGTTCGCCCGCGGCTTCGTCGAGGACCCCTCGCTGTACGCCGCGCACCCGCACCTCAACCAGGCGCACCGGCTCGCCGGCCACCAGCGCAGCGTGGACGAGGGCGCGTTCGCGCTCGGCCTGGACGCGCTGCTGCACGGACTCGCCGCCGAGTACGCCGCCACCGTCGCCCCGCTGGAACGGGTCGGCGGTCCGGAGTAG